A DNA window from Streptomyces sp. CA-278952 contains the following coding sequences:
- a CDS encoding DUF742 domain-containing protein, translated as MSGPRRERRKADPDLHDPERLYVITGDLDDSERSALDLVTMVVAKAEPSPTFQPEQAAILRLCQAPLSVAEISAYLSLPFSVVTSLLSDLLATDLIQSRAPIVRATLPDRSLLEAVMHGLQKL; from the coding sequence ATGAGTGGTCCTCGACGAGAACGCCGCAAGGCCGATCCGGACCTGCACGATCCGGAACGGCTGTACGTGATCACCGGCGATCTCGACGACAGTGAACGGTCCGCGCTCGACCTGGTCACGATGGTCGTCGCGAAGGCGGAGCCCTCGCCGACCTTCCAGCCCGAGCAGGCGGCCATCCTGCGGCTCTGCCAGGCGCCGTTGTCCGTCGCCGAGATCTCGGCCTACCTCAGCCTGCCGTTCAGCGTGGTCACCTCGCTCCTGAGCGATCTCCTCGCGACCGATCTCATCCAGTCGCGTGCGCCGATCGTCCGTGCCACGCTCCCCGACAGGTCCCTTCTCGAAGCGGTGATGCATGGACTTCAGAAACTCTGA
- a CDS encoding roadblock/LC7 domain-containing protein, with protein sequence MIQQRGNMDWMLKELADDVPSIHQIVVLSSDGLRIAMHGGDPDVADRLAAACAGLQSLAAAVATEIPYSDGLMKLVVIEVTGGFFYLMAAGAGAYLAVLAGETVDAGLVGARMRDMVVRIGAHLTSPPRHGGQSG encoded by the coding sequence GTGATCCAGCAGCGGGGAAACATGGACTGGATGCTCAAGGAACTGGCCGACGACGTTCCGAGCATCCACCAGATCGTGGTGCTCTCGTCGGACGGCCTGCGCATCGCGATGCACGGCGGCGATCCCGACGTCGCCGACCGGCTCGCGGCGGCCTGCGCCGGACTCCAGAGCCTGGCCGCCGCGGTGGCCACGGAGATCCCGTACAGCGACGGCCTCATGAAGCTCGTGGTCATCGAGGTGACGGGCGGGTTCTTCTACCTGATGGCGGCCGGGGCCGGCGCCTATCTCGCGGTCCTGGCCGGCGAGACCGTCGACGCCGGACTCGTCGGGGCCCGGATGCGGGACATGGTCGTGCGGATCGGAGCCCACCTGACCAGCCCGCCCCGCCACGGCGGGCAGTCCGGATGA